A DNA window from Thiopseudomonas alkaliphila contains the following coding sequences:
- a CDS encoding RNA polymerase sigma factor, whose amino-acid sequence MAKFDLTRLFTKHASNLQRSLQHKTQDSQLAADLMQESFVRLAEQQQKQVIHNAPGFLYRVANNLLMDYFRQHSRQKTDCTEPMHLHQLLDERCDVPEQLAASQELERIQQALSELPLRTQQIFQLARLDGLSYQEIAAQLKVSESTVQKHLASALTYLLARSHR is encoded by the coding sequence TTGGCCAAGTTTGATTTAACCCGCTTGTTTACTAAGCATGCCTCGAATTTACAGCGCTCATTACAGCATAAAACCCAAGACTCTCAGCTAGCCGCGGACTTGATGCAAGAAAGTTTTGTGCGCTTAGCCGAGCAGCAACAGAAACAAGTGATTCATAATGCCCCTGGTTTTTTATACCGAGTAGCGAATAACTTACTGATGGACTATTTTCGTCAACACAGTCGGCAAAAAACCGACTGTACAGAGCCTATGCACTTACATCAGCTGTTAGATGAACGCTGTGATGTGCCCGAGCAATTAGCCGCCAGTCAAGAGCTAGAGCGAATTCAACAAGCCTTAAGTGAGCTGCCTTTACGCACCCAGCAGATTTTTCAGTTAGCTCGCCTTGATGGTTTAAGCTATCAGGAAATTGCAGCACAACTAAAGGTCTCAGAAAGCACAGTGCAAAAGCACTTAGCCTCAGCACTAACCTATCTGCTAGCGCGTAGCCACAGGTAA
- a CDS encoding TonB-dependent hemoglobin/transferrin/lactoferrin family receptor: MLSNFNKTILAVALQTSLILTVVVTPSSLLAAAETTAVQAASKRQDFAITGLSLDQALLQFAEQARLQLLFKPSAYRHWPAPKVIGKFTAEQALEQLIKGLPVHYQWLSERQLRMSTKPVATLSLATEQVVAEALDASDTQQITHSATDLTRLAIQDERDLVRLSTGVSVVEGGRSGSNGYAIRGVDADRVAITVDGVPQAESFAPDVYQGYGYFNGTRNTTELENIQQVVISKGADSLSVGSGGIGGAVQFRTKNVADFIRPEQNFGLLAKVGYSSKNAEWRQVAGGAVRQDNTGALLQYTKRQGHQLKHFGGGFNGYGAERERPDPQDTKSESWLAKVEHCITATQCLDIGYEQRKQQADTQEKSYSKVFGSLRTAQDSSPYQRWSAGYTWLLDDYGVDEFNVRYAKQKIEQHSVTKNYWETDPSHAYQIYDRIIYQDRDQVDVGLKSQEVALGNTSHQLAMDVQYAKNQFTNENHDTTQLKGSKVSVMSYNIIHPVKTTDINLRLQDSIQFNQDWSGFVGLRYDRYQHQPQLDSMRSLHLRETRALEEKTFSAVTWNAGLNVQLTDNLALQYKVGTGFRAPKAAEMYFEYTSPPSFIDANPDLKAEHAMNHELSLTFNGDLGQATVSGFISRYKDFIEERHQTQWGKNPWFGHPLVPNAQEFREEDHFQFVNIDRATVKGIEFNGRLYLDQLWSALSQGAEARLSFTQAQGRLKGGDGMRALQPFKLVSGVGFNAPSQNWGIHYDLSYFAGKRKRDTQQTTNDWRGEIKHYAKYLNQSAYVSDVRGYWHVTDNFTLSGGVYNLFNKKYSTWDSLRSIPEFGTTNMIGWQDKGLHRFTAPGRNFAVVMEARY, encoded by the coding sequence ATGCTTTCTAATTTCAACAAAACGATATTAGCCGTAGCGCTACAAACTTCCTTGATCTTAACTGTTGTGGTGACCCCCAGTTCATTGCTGGCGGCCGCTGAGACTACTGCAGTACAAGCGGCAAGTAAGCGCCAAGACTTTGCTATAACCGGCCTAAGTCTCGATCAGGCCTTGCTTCAATTTGCCGAGCAGGCAAGGCTACAGCTGTTATTTAAACCCAGTGCTTATCGGCACTGGCCAGCTCCAAAGGTGATAGGAAAATTCACAGCAGAACAAGCGCTGGAGCAATTAATCAAAGGTTTACCGGTGCATTATCAATGGCTCAGCGAGCGCCAATTGCGCATGAGTACAAAGCCCGTGGCAACCCTTAGTTTAGCTACAGAGCAGGTAGTAGCCGAAGCGTTAGACGCGAGCGATACTCAGCAGATTACCCATTCAGCAACTGACTTAACTCGTTTAGCCATTCAAGATGAGCGTGATTTAGTGCGTCTAAGCACCGGAGTGAGCGTGGTAGAGGGTGGTCGTAGCGGTAGTAATGGCTACGCTATTCGTGGGGTGGATGCGGATCGGGTGGCAATTACAGTAGATGGCGTACCCCAAGCTGAAAGCTTTGCTCCCGATGTATATCAAGGTTACGGTTACTTTAATGGCACCCGTAATACCACGGAGCTAGAAAATATCCAGCAGGTAGTGATTAGTAAAGGCGCTGATTCACTGAGTGTGGGCAGTGGTGGGATTGGTGGAGCGGTGCAGTTTCGTACCAAAAACGTAGCCGATTTTATTCGGCCTGAGCAGAATTTTGGCTTGCTGGCAAAAGTGGGTTATTCCTCTAAAAATGCTGAATGGCGACAGGTTGCGGGGGGCGCTGTACGTCAGGATAACACTGGGGCATTGCTGCAATATACCAAGCGCCAAGGACATCAGCTCAAGCACTTCGGCGGTGGCTTTAATGGCTATGGCGCAGAGCGTGAACGACCTGATCCCCAGGATACAAAAAGTGAGTCTTGGCTTGCTAAAGTTGAGCATTGCATAACGGCTACACAGTGCTTGGATATCGGTTATGAACAGCGAAAACAACAGGCTGACACTCAAGAAAAATCCTACTCAAAAGTATTTGGCTCACTGCGAACGGCCCAAGACTCATCGCCGTATCAGCGCTGGAGTGCAGGCTATACTTGGCTGCTTGATGACTACGGTGTAGATGAATTTAACGTGCGCTACGCCAAGCAAAAAATTGAACAGCATTCGGTGACCAAAAACTATTGGGAAACCGATCCCAGCCATGCTTATCAAATTTATGACCGCATTATTTATCAAGATCGTGATCAAGTGGATGTGGGCCTAAAGAGCCAAGAGGTTGCGTTAGGTAATACAAGCCATCAATTGGCAATGGATGTGCAGTATGCAAAGAATCAGTTTACTAATGAAAACCACGACACCACGCAGCTAAAAGGCAGCAAGGTGTCGGTCATGAGCTACAACATTATTCATCCGGTTAAAACCACTGATATTAATCTTCGCCTGCAAGACAGTATTCAGTTCAATCAGGACTGGTCTGGCTTTGTTGGGCTACGTTACGACCGTTATCAACATCAGCCGCAATTAGATTCGATGCGCTCATTGCACCTGCGGGAAACCCGAGCCTTAGAGGAGAAAACCTTTTCCGCCGTTACTTGGAATGCCGGACTAAATGTTCAGCTAACCGATAATCTGGCATTGCAATATAAAGTAGGCACCGGTTTTCGTGCACCTAAAGCGGCTGAAATGTATTTTGAATACACCTCGCCACCGAGCTTTATTGATGCCAACCCTGACTTAAAAGCAGAACATGCGATGAATCATGAGTTGTCATTGACGTTTAATGGCGATTTAGGTCAGGCCACGGTCAGTGGTTTTATTAGCCGTTATAAAGACTTTATTGAAGAACGTCACCAAACCCAGTGGGGCAAAAACCCATGGTTTGGACATCCTTTAGTGCCCAATGCCCAAGAGTTTCGAGAAGAGGATCATTTTCAATTCGTGAACATTGATCGCGCAACCGTGAAGGGAATTGAATTTAATGGTCGGCTCTATTTAGATCAGCTGTGGTCAGCATTGTCACAAGGGGCTGAGGCACGCTTAAGCTTTACCCAAGCCCAGGGGCGCTTAAAAGGCGGTGATGGCATGCGCGCCTTGCAGCCCTTTAAGTTAGTCAGTGGAGTAGGTTTTAATGCGCCCAGCCAAAACTGGGGCATTCATTATGATCTGAGCTATTTTGCCGGCAAAAGAAAACGTGATACTCAGCAAACCACTAATGATTGGCGCGGCGAAATTAAGCACTATGCAAAATACTTAAATCAGTCAGCTTATGTTTCTGATGTACGTGGCTACTGGCATGTGACGGATAACTTCACCCTCAGCGGTGGGGTATATAACCTGTTTAATAAAAAATACAGCACTTGGGATAGCCTACGTTCGATTCCTGAATTTGGCACCACCAATATGATTGGTTGGCAGGATAAAGGCTTGCATCGCTTTACCGCGCCAGGTCGAAACTTTGCAGTAGTTATGGAGGCGCGTTATTAA
- a CDS encoding FecR family protein — MTEPLPQGVQQQAARWVILQQQPNFSATEQQHLVQWLAEHPQHRQAYQQALQLWQKAAALPTNPKLNLAPRKRLWPRALAVAAGVLLVVGLSWHQELLIRLQADQYSAQAIQQVHLADGSQVLLDAQSAISINYSPQRRQIKLLKGAATFYVEPNNAPFQVQVQQTEIQALGTVFMVRQTAQHTQVAALEHSVAVNLPKLGQQLQLDQGQSLQVAANGQQISSIQPLASQHADWQQGYLVFNQQPLAEVVQRVASYCPYQLLLINGEKAKQQVSAVLQIDQLEQGLSELVNQFELQRYQLPGMTVLR; from the coding sequence ATGACTGAACCGCTACCACAAGGCGTACAGCAGCAAGCTGCGCGGTGGGTAATTTTACAGCAACAGCCTAACTTTTCGGCCACCGAGCAGCAGCACTTAGTGCAGTGGTTAGCCGAGCATCCACAGCATCGGCAGGCGTATCAGCAGGCACTGCAGTTGTGGCAAAAGGCTGCGGCGTTACCGACTAATCCAAAGTTAAATCTAGCGCCACGGAAGCGTCTATGGCCACGGGCACTGGCAGTGGCTGCTGGTGTGTTGTTAGTGGTTGGTTTGAGTTGGCATCAAGAGTTATTGATCCGCCTGCAGGCGGATCAATACAGTGCGCAAGCTATTCAGCAAGTGCACTTGGCTGATGGCAGCCAGGTGCTGCTTGATGCCCAAAGTGCAATTAGCATCAATTATTCACCCCAACGGCGGCAGATTAAATTACTGAAAGGGGCGGCTACCTTTTATGTTGAGCCGAACAATGCCCCTTTTCAGGTACAGGTGCAGCAGACAGAAATTCAAGCTTTAGGCACGGTATTTATGGTGCGTCAAACTGCCCAGCATACTCAGGTGGCAGCGCTTGAGCATTCGGTGGCAGTGAATTTGCCAAAACTAGGGCAACAATTACAGCTGGATCAGGGGCAAAGCCTTCAGGTGGCCGCTAATGGACAGCAAATCAGTTCTATTCAGCCACTGGCGAGCCAGCACGCAGATTGGCAGCAAGGCTATTTGGTGTTTAATCAGCAGCCCTTAGCTGAGGTGGTGCAGCGAGTGGCTAGCTATTGCCCCTATCAGTTGTTACTCATCAATGGGGAAAAAGCTAAGCAGCAGGTCAGTGCAGTGCTGCAAATTGATCAGTTAGAGCAGGGGCTGAGCGAGTTAGTCAATCAGTTTGAGCTGCAACGTTATCAGCTGCCTGGTATGACTGTGC
- a CDS encoding biliverdin-producing heme oxygenase translates to MTSALLSQRLNTATDSPHQQLDAKVKSYQPFDNLENFAHFAATQYLYQQDIDQLYQDAELAALIPNLAQRSRLEAARLDLQDLKRELPTNDNLTLNKQWCLPEALAWLFVSEGSKLGAAFLYKRVVPMGLSESFGARHLAEPEGGRAQNWKSFVSALDAIELTAEQVQQAEQAAVAAFQRFAALLEQTFA, encoded by the coding sequence ATGACCTCTGCATTATTGTCTCAACGTTTAAACACTGCGACCGATTCTCCACATCAGCAATTAGATGCCAAAGTAAAAAGCTATCAACCCTTTGATAACTTAGAAAACTTTGCTCACTTTGCCGCTACGCAATACCTGTATCAGCAAGATATTGATCAACTGTATCAAGATGCAGAGTTAGCTGCGCTCATTCCCAACTTAGCGCAGCGTAGTCGATTAGAGGCCGCGCGCTTAGATTTACAAGATTTAAAGCGCGAATTACCAACGAATGACAACTTAACGCTTAATAAACAATGGTGCTTGCCTGAAGCCTTGGCGTGGTTATTTGTGTCTGAGGGTTCTAAGCTCGGGGCTGCTTTTTTGTATAAGCGAGTGGTGCCCATGGGCTTATCTGAAAGCTTTGGCGCGCGTCATTTAGCTGAGCCAGAAGGTGGGCGAGCCCAGAACTGGAAAAGTTTTGTCAGTGCCCTAGACGCTATTGAATTGACGGCAGAGCAAGTACAGCAAGCCGAGCAAGCAGCGGTGGCAGCGTTTCAGCGATTTGCGGCGTTATTGGAGCAAACCTTTGCTTAA
- a CDS encoding YbaN family protein: MLKSWFSLRWLYLVLAWLSIGLAGLGVMLPGLPTTEFVLLAAYFASKSSPKLSRWLQQHRLFGPLLRDWQNGGVIRHKTKWFATGSMLLSFTLLCCTVQHWPSVLIMGLGMGAGAVWMWSRPTVAPSKKSAE; this comes from the coding sequence TTGCTTAAATCGTGGTTCAGTTTACGTTGGCTATATTTAGTTCTGGCCTGGCTAAGCATTGGCTTAGCAGGCCTTGGGGTAATGTTACCAGGGTTACCGACCACCGAGTTTGTGTTATTGGCTGCGTACTTTGCCTCCAAAAGCTCACCTAAACTTAGCCGTTGGCTACAGCAGCATCGATTGTTTGGCCCGTTACTGCGTGATTGGCAGAACGGTGGAGTGATTCGCCACAAAACCAAGTGGTTCGCTACTGGCTCCATGCTGCTGTCATTTACGTTGCTTTGCTGCACCGTTCAACATTGGCCATCCGTTTTGATCATGGGCTTAGGGATGGGGGCTGGCGCAGTGTGGATGTGGTCACGACCTACAGTAGCGCCTAGTAAAAAATCAGCTGAGTAG